Proteins from one Bradyrhizobium roseum genomic window:
- a CDS encoding branched-chain amino acid ABC transporter permease, which yields MTRFIERHPAWAVILLIAVAILLWLILAVWPPGLEEAIGRKRVFLNAVFNGITLGSLYFLVASGFTLIFGLMRNVNLAHGSLYLFGGYIGYAISTWTGSWVLGFIAAFLGVALLGVVLQIVVFRRMEGQDLRQTMVTIGLSIVFADLMLWVFGGDFYQIQTPNWLVGPIELPLVTAVKSSGEAVYLRYPMVRLVIFVAAVVIGIAMWLALNRTRVGMMVRAGVDDRDMLAATGVPIQLVFVAVFALGAGLAGIAGVVGGTFQSLSPGEDTRFLLASLVVVIVGGMGSIPGAALGALIIGLAEQLGSVYIPTYAIVVTFLIMVLVLALRPQGLLARR from the coding sequence GTGACACGATTCATCGAACGCCATCCGGCTTGGGCGGTGATCCTGCTGATCGCGGTCGCGATCTTGCTGTGGCTGATCCTTGCGGTGTGGCCGCCCGGCCTCGAAGAGGCGATCGGCCGCAAGCGGGTGTTCCTCAACGCCGTCTTCAACGGCATCACGCTCGGCAGCCTTTACTTCCTGGTGGCGAGCGGCTTCACGCTGATCTTCGGCCTGATGCGCAACGTCAATCTGGCGCACGGCTCGCTCTACCTGTTCGGCGGCTATATCGGCTACGCCATCAGCACCTGGACCGGCTCCTGGGTGCTCGGCTTCATCGCCGCATTTCTGGGCGTAGCACTGCTCGGCGTCGTCCTGCAGATCGTCGTGTTCCGCCGCATGGAAGGGCAGGATCTGCGCCAGACCATGGTCACGATCGGGCTCTCGATCGTGTTCGCGGACCTGATGCTGTGGGTGTTCGGCGGCGATTTCTATCAGATCCAGACCCCGAACTGGCTGGTCGGCCCGATCGAGCTGCCGCTGGTGACCGCGGTCAAATCGTCCGGCGAAGCCGTCTACCTGCGCTACCCGATGGTGCGGCTGGTGATCTTCGTCGCGGCCGTCGTGATCGGTATCGCGATGTGGCTGGCGCTCAATCGGACCCGCGTCGGGATGATGGTGCGCGCCGGCGTCGACGACCGCGACATGCTCGCCGCCACCGGCGTGCCGATCCAGCTCGTGTTCGTCGCCGTGTTCGCGCTGGGCGCCGGCCTTGCCGGCATCGCGGGCGTGGTCGGCGGCACCTTTCAGTCGCTTTCGCCCGGCGAGGATACCCGCTTCCTGCTCGCCTCGCTGGTGGTCGTCATCGTCGGCGGCATGGGATCGATCCCCGGCGCGGCGCTCGGCGCGCTGATCATCGGCCTCGCCGAGCAGCTCGGCTCGGTCTACATCCCGACCTATGCGATCGTGGTGACCTTCCTCATCATGGTGCTGGTGCTGGCGCTGCGGCCGCAGGGCCTGTTGGCGAGGCGCTGA
- a CDS encoding branched-chain amino acid ABC transporter permease produces the protein MSLVQGTHQETGRPATARTSWLAWPEFNQPAVWLVALILLIMPAIASNFFLIEIFATTLILGTIALSLMFLAGYGGMVSLMQLTIAGFAAYMVAVFGMSANTNISLGWPWWLATPMALVLATIFGTLGGTLAVRTEGIYTIMITLAIGAAFYYFTNQNWAIFGGHTGINTIATPKFWGVDWRSDIPYYYVTLGVAAFSYFAVQYVSRAPFGLALQGVRDNPRRMATLGFNVNAHRVAAYAFASFIAALGGVLQVWNYRQISPGSVSVGACIDILIIAVVGGITRPVGPYIGAFIFVILRTFALDLLVKFGLDGNRFRLLIGLGFLAIVFWSSDGVIGLWERWRRKAATEGGSHGHR, from the coding sequence ATGTCGCTGGTCCAGGGCACGCATCAGGAGACCGGCCGGCCGGCGACGGCGCGCACCAGCTGGCTGGCGTGGCCGGAATTCAACCAGCCGGCGGTCTGGCTGGTCGCGTTGATCCTGCTGATCATGCCGGCCATCGCCAGCAATTTCTTCCTGATCGAGATTTTTGCCACGACGCTGATTTTGGGGACCATCGCGCTCAGCCTGATGTTCCTGGCGGGCTATGGCGGCATGGTCAGCCTGATGCAGCTCACCATCGCCGGTTTCGCCGCCTACATGGTCGCGGTGTTCGGCATGAGCGCCAACACCAATATCAGCCTCGGCTGGCCGTGGTGGCTCGCGACTCCGATGGCGCTCGTGCTCGCGACCATCTTCGGGACGCTCGGCGGCACCCTCGCGGTGCGCACCGAGGGCATCTACACCATCATGATCACGCTGGCGATCGGCGCGGCATTCTACTATTTCACCAACCAGAATTGGGCGATTTTTGGCGGCCACACCGGCATCAACACCATCGCCACGCCGAAGTTCTGGGGCGTCGATTGGCGTTCCGACATTCCCTATTATTACGTCACGCTGGGCGTCGCGGCGTTCAGCTATTTCGCCGTGCAATATGTCTCGCGCGCGCCGTTCGGCCTCGCGCTGCAGGGCGTCCGCGACAATCCCCGCCGCATGGCGACGCTCGGCTTCAATGTCAACGCGCACCGCGTGGCGGCCTATGCCTTCGCGTCGTTTATCGCCGCCCTCGGCGGCGTGCTGCAGGTCTGGAACTACCGGCAGATCTCGCCCGGCTCGGTCAGTGTCGGCGCCTGTATCGATATTCTGATCATCGCCGTGGTCGGCGGCATCACCCGTCCCGTCGGCCCCTATATCGGCGCCTTCATCTTCGTCATCCTGCGCACTTTCGCGCTCGATCTCCTGGTCAAGTTCGGGCTCGACGGCAATCGTTTCCGGCTGCTGATCGGGCTCGGATTCCTCGCCATCGTGTTCTGGTCCTCGGACGGCGTGATCGGGCTGTGGGAGCGGTGGCGGCGCAAGGCGGCAACGGAAGGCGGAAGCCATGGCCATCGATAG